TGAAGCTCTACTCGTGGGCATTGGACCATTGGAGACGAGACTCAAGGCGGATGCAGACACCGTTGGCAAACGAGTCAAGGCGATGGCTCGTTTCTCGGACGAGGCAGACGCTATGACTGCGGTTAGGTTGCTTAACTCTAAGCCCTTGCCATTCAACAAGGACGACAGACTCAGCATCAGTAGAGTTCATTCTGCAACCTACAAGATCGCGGATCATATCTTCAGCGCGGTTCTTCTAGACTCCGAGAAAGCTGCTCAGACTTTCCGCTCGATAAGAGTCAACTTCAAAAGATTTCCACCGGCAAATGGCTACGTCACACTGAGACTCGAGAGTGAAAGGGGAGTTGATCTCGCGGCAGCTGAGACTCACACAGACAAGCTACTCGAAGGACGCTTAGTATACGATGCTGGAGGTAAGAAGCCCCTCTGGAGTCCATCTTTCAATAATAAATCACTGGCGAATCGACGGCTTCGACCCATCGAGGGACAGCATAAAGTGGCGTTTCAGTGCGCTCCGTCCAAAGCCGAGATCCACGTCTTCGGCTCACCCGAAGCCTCGCAGAGAGCTTGCGATGCATTGCTACAGGCTTTCAGCGACAACCCTTCCACAATCCACTATGTACCGTTGACCTCTGAGAGTCTGCACTTGGCCATCAGGGGAGGATTCAAGGCTATCTGCGAAATCCTGGGTGAGGAAGCTGTATCCCTCAACATTCTTGAGACACCCAAAAGGTTGGAGATCATCGGTCCGCGAGCTTCTTTTGACACGGCTATGGATATCTTGGCCAAAGGACGTTTACCTCAGGAGCATGAGACAACCGCAGTAGCAGAGGAATGCTGTCCGGTTTGTTGGACAACGGCTGAGACCCCACTGAAAGTCAAATGTGGACATGTGTACTGCCGTGACTGTTTCGAAAACTTCTGCCAATCGACCGTTGGTAACGGAGAATCGGGCATCCGCTGTCTGGCCGACGAGGGCGCTTGTAATGCCTTGTTCTCACTCCAGGAGCTTCAAGACTCCCTGTCATCGGTCACCTTCGAAGAGCTTCTTGCTTCCGCGGTGACGAGTCATGTCAAAAGTCGCCCGGATGAGTTTCGCTGGTGTCCAACCCCAGACTGCCAAGCCATATACAGACCGACATTGCAAGGACCGCCAAAAGTCTTCAGCTGCCGAGGGTGCTCAAAGACCATTTGCGCATCATGTAACGTCGACCACCGCGGCAAGACCTGTGCCGAACACAAATACGTCACATCAGGAGCAGCGGCAGATGCTGATAGGAAGTTCGACAAAGTCAAGAAGAAGCTAGGAATAAAAGATTGTCCTAGATGCAAAACTTCGATTCAAAAGTCGGACGGCTGCAACCACATGACTTGCAGCGCTTGCAAAGCACACATCTGCTGGGTTTGTCTGGAAGCTTTCAATGATTCGAAGCCTTGCTATAATCACATGAACAAAGCACATGGAGGAATCTTCCCAGATGATGCGCTATACGAAGCATGAAATCGAGACGAGAAGGGAGGCCTCAGATCAAAAGCGAATTGAGTAATTTGTCGCGTACGCGGGAATTTTTCTTCATGAATATGTCAAGCATTTGAGATGGAATTACTGCCATAGATTGTCCTTTTCTGTGTTGGTAATCTAGCCTTTTCCTACCCAAGACAGGATGAAATCACTACAGTGACTCATTCGTTTTGAATAGGCTTTTACAACAGGAACTCACATCATTGAGCACGTCAAGCAAGACCAAAAACGTGCCAAGAATCGCTTTGTGTATTGATATTTTCTAGCCTCACTATTGCTCACTTCTCAGGTAAACATGTAGTTCGTGAGGTCCTTGTCGAACGTCCACGGAGGATTTAGCAGACGGGGACGTTGATGACCTGGCCGACCTGGAGGCTCTCGGGAACGACACCGGGGTTGGCACCAGTCAGGGAGTCGGTGGTGATGACGAGTCTCTGGGCGACAACGAAGAAGGTGTCACCAGACTTGATGGTGTAGGTGGCAGCGCCGTCAGTGACGCAGGTAGCGGTGCCGGAAGGCTTAATGCAGGAGGTGTTGTCAGGCACGCAGACGTCGACGGGGACGAGGAGGACCTGGCCAGCGTAGATGACGTTGGGGTCGGCCAGCTTGTTCTGCCACGCGATGTCGCAGATACCAGAGTTGTAGCGCTGGGCGATGATGGTCAAGGTCTGGCCGGCCTTGACGGTGGTCTTGTGGAAGTTGCCGAGCTTGCCGCAGGTGGCGGAGGGagcggcggcagcggtgGTGGAGGTGGCAGTCTAGGAGGTTGTGTTAGCGCTGGTGTCTTTTCAAGTCGAGACTCGCTCGGTAGGTTACTTACGGGAAGAGCAGCAGCGAAGCTGGCAGCAGCGGCGATGACGGTGAAGATGGAGAACTGCATTTTGGCGGTTGAAGTTGATTAGGTAAGAGATTATTGGTGGTTATTCGTGTTAGAAAGAGTGGACAGACTTAGAAAGTCAAAGTGGTAGGCAGGCTTATGAAAGAGTGACAGAGTGGGTTGGTGAGAGCAGGACAGAGCAGACAGACGGGAAGCGATGATCACGGCCTAAATACAAGTTCACCTAAAGCACTGGGACAGAATACGAACGGTTGCACGGTTGACGAATAACACCCGAAAATGCCGAGTCCCAACCAGATGGTACGAACACAGAGATGGTTTCATCAATTAAGATTTCTCACTGTTCGCCGGTTCCCGAGTTCATCGCATGTAGGAAATGAGCTTCATTCTGACTTGTGGGGGCCATTGTCCTGTGGCTAATCACCGCGAACCTTAGCTTGGGGAATTGGCTTTTGACTTGACTGAACTCTGACTCTCAAAGCCTTACCCCTGTAAGGCGGACTGAACATGTGCACCCAGCGAGTCATTCGTCACGATGTGAGAAAGTTAATTATACAACATTGTGATTATGAGCTTCAATCTGTATTTGATTTCAATGCTGAGAAACGACTGTATCACCACTTAATCGACCATTTGGCTATCCCACCGCGCATCAATGGATGTGGAAAATATGTTGCTGATCGACTGAATGGTTGAAGCTATTATATGGACACAATATCTCGGACTTTGTAAGCGGCGCGGGTGGCTCGACTTGCCACGTTGTTCATCCCCACGCCGACCCACTGCGTTGTTGAAATTATCAgcgagtacggagtacaagAGCCTTCCTTTAGCAGGGGCCACATCATATTGATTTGCTACACGGTTTGTCCGGCTTGTTTGAGATGAACGGGCTGACGACCTTGCTTCATTGAGTCCCTGACTCGGCGGCAAAAGGCTTGTTCTTTCCCGCGCGCGCTAGGACTGTGAGTATGAGCACTAGTCGCCTCGAGCGGTGACCGGAATTTGACGAGAGTAGGTGCGTTGCGAACAGTCGACATGCGAGCTGTTACAAATTCAACCCGGCTGGAATTACAGCCGGCTCGGTTCTCGCAGAGCAAGGCTTAGTAGTCTTAAACTTCATGTCACTGTCCGCGCGGCGCGCGGTGCGGGCCCCGGTCAATATTATTCGGCGCTAGCTCCCATTTTGCCTGAAGAATCGGTGACTTTATTGCTCCTGATAGTGGAGAGGAAGACGAGGCGAGCTTGGGGCACGACTTTGAATTTCTGCCCTGGGCATCTAACCGGCAGAAAGACGGCTTCTTTCTCTCCTAGCCTAAAAGAACAAAGTTGGACGGCAACGCTGATGTCGCGCAACTGCTCATGCGCTTCGAGATGAGAATTGGGTTAGCAGAGCGACTGGACAACGCAACGAATGGTGCAAAACTGGCAACTCTCCACGGTAACAATCATTGCCGGGATCTGGCAGACGATGGCGCTTAGAGGATGTATTTCGGACTTCAGTTGCCTTCTATAATCACCTTCTATGAGCAAGAAGCGTCAGGTTCAGACCACACACCTTGGCTATAGCGTCCTTCTGCGGCGCGAGGTCAGAGAGACATAGAAAATGCGGTGAGATTGTCAGGGGTTGACCCGTCAATTTCAAGACGGAAAGTTTCGGACCAGAGTATAATATCTATTGGTATTGTGGCTCTCCTAACAGAACTTGGCTATAACAGCATCGGTCTGGCTAGAGAGCAGTGCATTGTGCACGAGATGACTCTTAATGGCCTAAGAAATTAACCGTGATGTTTTTGACTGCAGCGTACATGCACCATATCCTTATGAGGCTGAAAGGTCGCAACAGCCCAAGCCCTACACATAGTTGCTGAATGGTTGTATGGAAGTCTTGGGGTAAGAGTCTGGGGTAGACATACTCAGCTCTTGGCAACCGCCAAGTTAGTGCCATCAGTGTTACCCTGTGATTAACAGCAATCTTCATCGACAGGGCACTCGAAACTCGACCATCAAACTCCTCCATTGATGAGCAGGTTCCTCTTGGTGACATGGAGGAATCATCTTCCAGGTGCGAAGACCTTTGCCGGGGTAGCTGATGCAAATTTAGAAGAAAGATCTTCGCTTCGGGCTCTCTGATTTATTCTAAGTCTACGATATCGTGCCTTTTATCATCACGCAAAATCCGTGATATGCTAGAAGACATCTGCCCTGTCCCATACATTTCTAAGCCACCCCGTTCGATACTGCAAAAGAGACCCCTTCAGAAGCTGAACGCGATCTTGATCCCAGTACAAGAAGCCAAGCTGCCTCCATGCTTCAACGGTGGCTTTCACCCGATCCAACCGCGTGCTGTCTATACCCACGTGGTCTGGTGAATTTTGCAGCAACTCTGAGCCCCATCGGCGGCAATCTAAACCAGCGTGCGCGTCGACCCAAGCAAAAGGAGGGTCTGTTTTCAAATCGCCAGTGGTGATTGCCGGTAGCCTTCTTTCGTAACCGTATATCACATCTCGCAGCCGTCTAATCTCATATTCATGGGACAAGAGCGTGTGGAGGGTCAGGTCCAGCTGTGAGGAAACCACTGGGAAGTACTCCAAAATATAGTTACTGGGTACTTGGTGACCTCCCCTGAGAATTTGATGATCCGAAAGGCACTTTAACTGTGTCAAAGAAGCCGCAAAGATCTTGATTGTATCTTGGCCCATGGTGAGTGCACGGCTTAGTATATGTCGGAATGCCGTAATATCGTAGAAAACATGTGTATTTTGCAGGTTCAACTCATCTGAAGCATCAAGCGAGACGAAGAATTGATGTAGTTTGCCTGCAAAGTCGTGAATTCCAGCGATTTGCTCTATCTGGCAAGGCGTGAAGCATTGATTCAAAATTGCCCGTACTTCCATCGTCGTCTCTTCACTTACGCGGTCGCGACAAACTTGTGTAAGCAATTGATACCGCAAGCATGCAAGCACGAGCCGGTCTTCTTCATCTTTCGTGAGTGGCTTGGCTGCCTCTGAGTCCAAGGTCCATAATTGCTGTCGCTGAACTTCCGTATACAGAGTGACAAAGTCCCGAGCTATAAAGTCGCATCGCGTAGCCTCGATCAAATGATCAGCAGATATGGATGATATGTCTGCTGTGCCTGCGTCGAGGTCTTCCCGAAATATCGCATATAGCTTGGTGGCGCTCACCACCTCCCATGCATGATTGTTGCCAGACTGACCAGCTCTTGGGATAACTGCAAGAGCCACAGCATCTTTGAggacagcagcagcatcgcGGTGAACAATATGTCGGATGACGCGCCGACGTTCCGCTATGAAGAATCTCCGCAGCGACGAAGACGCATTGACAAGCGTATTTAAATCGCTCAAAGATTCGAGGAAAGAAATGATGCCCAATAGTATATCTGCAGGCAGATTGTCGAGCGCACTTGGTGGTGGAGAGTTGATCATGTTGCCGAAATTGCGTTGAGTATTTGCAGAGGCCAAGTCGCATGTAACTTTTCGCGGTCGGAAACTTACGGCTGCTCCTTTGTTCTGGCGCGGATGGCAATTATCCGAAGAGCCGAAAACATCCTATCGATGCACGTGCTACAAATTCGCGAGCTAGACAATCAAGCATTAATGCCGGGCTAACGCGTTTCACGTTGTTTGTAGTTCACCAGATATCCACAAAAGTCAGTAGCGATAAGGAGTGGGAAAAGCACTGGCATCGCTTCGAATAAGGAGAGGTTTGCGAGATTCATTACAGTATTCCAGTATCCTAACGAAAATCAAGCGAGAATAGGCACAAATTGAGTTCAACCTACTGCTTGTTGGTTCCTCCTTCGCTACCAAGGGTCTCGAGGCATTCTATACATCTTGACAactatagaaattagtatGGAAATGCCTCGTTTCTTAAGGAACACATTCATGTCATTGTTGTTCTAAGATCGTTTTGCGCCAGCAAGTCTCGTGATAGGCACAGAGCGTTCGCGTCGTCACCTATATGTAGATACTTGTCTAAATAGATTAAGAATCGCTCAGGATGGGTGTTCAGAAATACGGCATGACCGCTGGATGATTCTGTTAAAGCTAGGGACTTTGTTTCACGAAATCTAGTCCTGAATCCGTTTAATCCATGTGAATATGAATCCTGACATGAAGCAATTCCATGCGATCAGATCTATTTCCTATGAGCCAGAGAGTTACATGATCAGGATGTGTGAACTTGAAATTATGTACTTATCGAACTCGTATGCCCAAAATCTACTCATCAGTAATTCTTTTGCCGGAACAGCCCGTACAGATTCGTTGATGAGTCTAGCAGTCTtactgttggtatccctattacagggtagttggttcgaaccgtagttgacgaagagatcaattgaactatatgaatatctgcgtaggtgtaaaaaggaggttccaaccgtaggttgggctggctacgataatcgtaaatagggcccccaattggcccctgcgcagtcggctgtatgccgcggtcgaattggacttccaatccgacacttACCACGAGGCAGTCAACAATCAAGATTGAAGCACCGCCCGTGATACATGTCATGTAATGGATGTAGGCTGTGTGGCAAACTCTGCTGATTCACATCAGACTCACCCTGCAAAACAACATAGGTGCTGCTTGCATTCAAAACTGAGTTTGCTGAATCATATCAGCAGATCATGATCTTAGTGAAAGGTAATGGATCGACGCCGTTTGACTGACGAATCTACATGATGACCAATTCTACACATTCACTGGAGCAAGTCTGATCCTAGCCGCTTCCAATTTGCAGCTAAGTGTATATAAGTTGCAGACCTGACTAGACATTATTGACTCTCTCAAGCTTCATATTCTCTGAAGCTGCATGTGAGATCGCAAGGACAAAGAATTAGTCAGTCAGGAATGCCCAAGATCAATGAAATCTGATCTCAAGCCGCGCGTCTCACAATTCCATCGAAGTCAGATATAATATTTACATCAAGCACCCATACTCAGAATAAAGGATGTGCCACAAATACTACTTCACTGGCGAGTCCGAATGCATGCACTTGGGTGTTTGCTTTCGAGACCAACAATGTCAACGTGTCAGGGATGGAGCAAGACCATGCCCACGAAACACCTGGGTTCACCAGTGGATGAACGGCGTCCTCCCGGTCGAGGGCTTTTGTCGCGATTGCCGCGGAGAAGGGCTGGAAGGAAATGATGTCGTTGAGAGACCAGAGCAAGGTCATAGACAGCGGCAAAGACGACGGGAACAACGACGGGAGGAGCCTGAGCTGTCCGATGAAATGGAGGGAGTTTGAGGAAGTGGAAATACACTAGCGATGGTAGCTGTAATGCCGAGGCTGTCGAACTTTACTTCTAGTGTTGCTCAACAAGGCAGGTACGGCGAGCTGAATATCCAAGACAGAGTAATAGCGTCTCATCATAACTTTCGGAGATGGCGAGTGATCTCTTTCGAGCTATTCACCTGCGTGAGAGGGTGAGGTTTAGGAAGGCGGTTATTAGCCATCATACGTCGGCTGCACGCCGAGACATTGGAGTGCCATTGGCGCGTCGCCCGCTCGCCTTATAGAGTAGGTGGCGAGGCTTCAGCTGGGCGGAACGCCGTCGGCGTAGCTACCTTGCGGCGTGACACGCTGGGGCTGGATAGGGATCCCAATTGGGTGTAACGGCGAACTCGGCCGGATCTTACTCCGGATCCTCGATGTTGCACTGTTCCTCAAGTCGGGGATCTTGACTTTGGAAGTATATGGATACTCCAGGTAAGGCCAGGTCTTGGCGGCATCCGAG
The DNA window shown above is from Colletotrichum lupini chromosome 7, complete sequence and carries:
- a CDS encoding intracellular hyphae protein 1, which codes for MQFSIFTVIAAAASFAAALPTATSTTAAAAPSATCGKLGNFHKTTVKAGQTLTIIAQRYNSGICDIAWQNKLADPNVIYAGQVLLVPVDVCVPDNTSCIKPSGTATCVTDGAATYTIKSGDTFFVVAQRLVITTDSLTGANPGVVPESLQVGQVINVPVC